Genomic window (Pyxidicoccus xibeiensis):
CGCTGCGGTTGTTCATCGAGACGACCAAGGAGGTGCTGCGCCTGAAGTAGGCCCGGCGCCGTGCCCCTCCAGGCGCTGGAGCATGAAAGCCTCGCCTCGCATTCGCGGCATGAAGCCCGAGCGCTATGGGGCGGGCGTGCCGGCTCCGCCGAGGTCCTCGGGCGTGAGTTTCAGCGCCGCGCTGATGGCCAGGACGTCCTGGTACTCGCGCCAGTGCTTGATGAGGCCGTCGCGGACCCGCAGCACGCCAATGAGGGTCGCCGAGGCACGCAGGCCGGTGGTGGTGACCGTCCCTGCCAGCTCGTATTCCACGACGATGACCTCGGGGTCGTCGGTCTGGTGGGTGGCCAGTTCACGGAACTGCTCGAAACGCACCGGCAGGGCCGCGCTTCTGGCGCGGTAGAACGCCAGCCACGCCTCGCGGCCCTCATGACGTCGCATGCCGGGAGGGGAGAACGGGGTCTTGAGCGTCACCCGCTTCGGTGGACAGGCCGCTTGAGCCCCCTTGGGGTACATGCCTGCCCAGACCGCGCTCCCATCAGGTGCGTAGCAGGGGCCTGGACCTCTTGGCGCCTCTTGAGCCTCAACACCCCGCGGCCTGGGGTGGCCCTCGTGCCGGGGCCCACCTCGCACATGCAGTGGGCAAGCCCAGGTGCTCCAGAATGGCCCGCACCCCGGGGGCTCCCTTCACGTACGCCAAGACCCTTGAGCCTGCCTCCACATCTCAAGCACGCCAACACTTCCACGGCGAACGTCCTGCTTGAGCAGCCCGGCCCAGTCCAAACGGGGTGTGCGCTCCTTCCTCGGCTCCTCCACCGTCGCGGCAAAGGCGGGGCTCTCCTCCTCCAGCCCCGGCTCCACCCCTGCTTGAGGGAATGGAGCAGGAGGAGATGCGGCTGCACGAGGACGGCTTCATCTGGAGTCTGTCTACTGCGTCCTCGAAGGCATTGTGGACGGCGCTCTGCGATGGGCGGTAAACGGCTGCGCGTGGAGTGGGTGGCACCGTGACGGCTGGCCGGGCCGTCCGGCAACACGAGGAGAAGGCCCATGAAGGACCTGGCGTCTCTGGCCCGTCTCGACGGTATGGCTCAGGCGGAGCTGTGTGCTCGCGGTGAGGTCTCCGCGGAGGAGTTGTTCGAGGCGTGCCTGGCGCGCATCGACACGCTGAACCCGCTGCTGCACGCGGTGGTCACCGTGAA
Coding sequences:
- a CDS encoding nuclear transport factor 2 family protein, with amino-acid sequence MTLKTPFSPPGMRRHEGREAWLAFYRARSAALPVRFEQFRELATHQTDDPEVIVVEYELAGTVTTTGLRASATLIGVLRVRDGLIKHWREYQDVLAISAALKLTPEDLGGAGTPAP